A region of the Rickettsiales bacterium Ac37b genome:
GCGGTTATAGCTGTGGCAATTTAAATATTACTTTGTTGTTCGTTGCCTATAATAGCATTTCTACGCTTCGCGCCTCATCCCTTGTATCGAACTTAAACTGTTTTTACTATACAACAATTTACTCTACTCATACTCTTGGAGTATCATTTCAAATGAAAAATAATATAATTTTAATATTATTTTACCGAATCTATTTTTATTAATAAACTTTTTACTTAATTATTGTACAAACTAAATGAAGAGGTTGGTTAAAAGTAGAGCTGTATTTTATTACAGCTTTACGCTTATATAATAAAAAATTTGGACTTGCGACATTGTTTCTCTTTGCTTGCGCTGGCTTAATTGAGGGTAAATGCTATATGAAAGGTATAATTTTAGCTGGAGGTAGTGGGACAAGATTATCACCTCTTACTCAATCTGTTAGTAAGCAGATTTTACCAATTTATGATAAACCTATGATTTACTATCCTTTATCGTCGTTAATGTTAGCTAATATTAGGGATATACTTATTATAAGTACGCCTAGTGATTTGCCATTATTAAAGAATCTCTTAGGAAATGGACAAAAATTAGGAATAAATTTATCATATTTACCACAGGAAAAGCCGGAAGGTATTGCGCAAAGTTTTATTATAGGTGAAGAATTTATAGGAAATGAGCCAGTATGTCTAATACTTGGAGACAATATTTTTTATGGGCATGAGTTATATAATAAGCTGAGTAAAGCTACATCTTTAGTCAAAGGAGGGTGTGTTTTTGCTTATTATGTTAATGATCCTGAGCGTTATGGGGTAGTAGAATTAGATAGTAGCTATAAACCTGTATCAATAATAGAAAAACCTATGAATCCAATTTCGTCTTGGGCAGTTACAGGTATATATTTTTATGATTCTCAGGTAGTAGAAATTGCAAAATCATTGCAGGCTTCCGCGCGAGGAGAATTAGAAATTACTGATGTTAACAATATTTATTTAGCAAAAGGTAATTTGAAAGTGGAGTTTCTAGGAAGAGGTATTGCTTGGCTTGATACAGGGACATTTGATTCTTTATTACAGGCATCAAACTTTATTCAAACTCTCCAAGTAAGACAAGGTTTAAAAATAGCGTGTATTGAAGAAATAGCATATAATAAAGGTTATATAAATCAAGAGCAGTTATTAGAACTGGCTAATCGTTATGGCAAAAACGATTATGGAAACTATCTTAGATCTATCATTTATCAAAAAGAAATCTTTAATCATAGTTTTGTAGCTAATTATGGTTTAGAGAGAAAGAGAATCAAGTCAGCAAATGGAATATAATGTTTATTAGAATAAAGTTATCAAATATTACTTATTCCAAATAATTTCTTACATATTTTCAACAATTATATAAAGTTCTATAGCTAGATCTCTAATATTATTTTATATATATTACTCTAATTAAATTTTATACATTAATATTAACAATTTTGTAATATTAATAAAACTATAAAATATTATCTTGTATTAAGGAATAATTTAATATATTAATAAAAGTTAATAACATTAACAAAATAATATTTAAGGAAGAAAAATGGCAAGAACAGGAAAATTAAAACAAGCAATACGTGAAAATATACAAATTATACCACAATCTCATACAGTTATAAAAACTACAACAACTGGAAATGTAGATTCCCCAATCATAAAACAATTACTAGAAGGGTTTCCAGATATTCATTTATCACATGAAAAGAAAGCTATCGAAACTTTTGTAGTAATAGAAACGCCAACTGTACCTGATTATAACCTATCATCAGAAAATACCCCTAATAATGGTAATAATTCTGTTACAGATGAAAATACTATTAATATAGTTGGTGCTGATGCAAATAGTGGATGGATGGCATTTATACATAAATGGAGTTTATAATAATTTCTCATTAATGGTTACAACAAGCTTCTAATATTATGTATAGAGGAAGTTTGTTGATACCAGTTAGTTATATTAATTTCTCCATTGTTGCGCTTCAGAAACTTGGCCTTTGCCACATACTACAGTATGTTCATCAATTATATTTTAAATTGCCTTAATAGTTCTTATGGTATTAATGTGGTGAGGGACATAGTAATATATTACAAATTATAATATTTCAGTTGCATAAAAAGGTCCAAGGCTATATGTTAAAAAAAATTAAATAAAAATATCTTGCTGTAAAATCTTATATTTTAGTTTTACTTCTATAAAAACGGTAAGGTTTGAAATTATTTTTTATTATACATTCAAGCTTAAAGGTACTTATCCATGAAAAGATCTACACAACTAACAATATCAGCTTTGCTAACCCTTTTACCTAATTTAGTATTAGCAACTCAAGATTATTATGTTTTACCTCAAATAGGTATTTCTATGCAAACTAACAAAGTGAAATTTGAGCTGTTAGACAGGGTAATATATGAGCCTGAAATTACTAAAGAACGTTTTAAAAATACCGCTAACTATGGTGCGATTTTTGGTAAAAAACTATACGATAATATTTTCATTGAACTAGAGGTAGCGGCTGCATCAAATCATAAATTTAATAACACTGCAACAATAAATCTAGGTGAAGGTTTTCTACCGCTATCAGGTACCTATAAAACTAAATTGGAAACACAGAGTGTTTTTATTAATGCTAGTTATCAATTTAGAGATTATATTCCAGAAATTGTTCCATATGTTCTAGCTGGAGTAGGGTATTCTCAAAATAAAATTAAAGCTACAAAATTATCTTCAACAGAGAGGGTTATTATTCGTGGTCAGAAAACCTCTAATTTTGCTTGGCAAGTTGGTACTGGAATATTGGTTCCAGTTACAGATAATATAGATATAAATCTTAGCTATAAATTTAGAAGTTTAGGCAAGATTAAAACGGGCAAAAAGTATGATGTAATTGCAGTTGGTCCTGTAGAATCACCTGTGTCTTTAATAAGAGGTAATTTATATACTTCTAATATATTAGTGGGTATATCATTTAAGTTTTAGAAAGTTTTAATAGAAGCAATATTTATCAACCATAATTAGCTGCAGGCACCATAAGATATATTGAAAATTATTAATAAAAGTGTATAAAACTTTGAATATATATTTAAAAATAGGTGGTAATTATATTGGTAAATACATTAGAGAATAAATGTATACATTATGGGCAATGCGGTGGATGCAGTTTACAACATTTGGATGATCATGCATATTTAGAGTATAAATATAATATATTTAAGAATGCAATAGAGCAGGCTGGCTTTGCGGATTTCAAAATATCAAATCCTATTATTGTAGGTCCTTCTGCAAGACGTAGAGCACAAATTAAAGCTATTAAATCTAAAAATGGAGTTAAATTAGGCTATTATCAAAATAAGAGCCATAATATTGTAGATATTAAAGAATGCCCTATATTGCATGATGATATTGTCAAGATTATAGGTGGTCTAAAACTATTATTAATAGAATTTGACACAGGGAGTTATGAATTTGCAATTACTCTTGTAGATAATGGGTTAGATATATTAATCAAAGCTACTAATTTTTCTAATTTAAAGATACAGGAAGAACTAGTCCAATTTGCCTATAAATATGATATATCTAGAATATCATGGCAAAATAATCATAATATATCTCCAATTATTATTAGAAAAACTCCTCAAATTAAAATTGCTAATACATATGTTATGGTAGCTCCGGATAGTTTTTTGCAAGCAACAGTACAAAGCGAGAAATTAATTCAAGAATTTATTGTTGCACATAGTAAAAATTATGTAAATATTATCGATTTATATGCTGGATGTGGAACATATAGTTTTGTTATGATTGAATATGCTAAGGTACATGCTGTAGAAGGTAATAACAGTAGTATAGATGCTATAAAAGCTGCTTCTAGAGGTAAAGAAAATAGAATTACTACCGAGCTTAGGGATTTATATATATATCCTTTACTTGTGAATGAACTCAATAAATATCAATTATCTGTTATCAACCCTCCTCGAAATGGAGCAGAACCACAAGTGCATGAGATTGGCAAAAGTAATATAAATAGAGTTATTATGGTATCTTGCAATCCTAAAACTTTAAGTCGTGATCTTAAAATACTTAAAAATGCAGGCTTCACTTTGACTAATTCTTTAGCAATTGATCAATTTTATTGGAGTAATCACTTAGAAATTGTAGCTGTATTATCACGAGATTAATTATGATGTTTTATAATAAATTTATTCTGTATGATAAGAGCACTTCTCCGCAAGTAGTAAGACAGCGTTATCAGGAATATCAATGTAATTACCACAATTATTTATAGAATCATGGTCATAATTTAAAAATTGTTTACCATAATAGTGTTCATTATTAATAGTCACTTGACGCTGTAATATCTCAGTTAGGTTATCTGATATTGAAGGAGTTACATTAATTTTATTTACAATCCCATATCCTAAGGGATCTTTAAAAATACTTGAATCGTGTCCTGGCCTTATACACATACGTCCTAAGCCATCACAGCTTGGTGATAGATCAAGTATAAGGTCATCATTTAGATAAGCATATCCGATATTTTGAAGTTTCGATTTAAAATTTTGATTATTTATTTCTATAACGTCTAAATAATTAGAAGTTATGTAAGTAAATCCTTCTTTTTTTAGTTCTGCTTTAGTAGAAAAAATTTTAATTTCTTTAGTATCAGGATGAAAGCCATTATAACTTGTTATAGCTTTTTTAACAAAAAATACTGTCATTTTTATTCTTCCTTTGTTAATAGTCCTTATTATAAATATTAATAAAAGTGAATTAACTTACTTTGAAAGTAGATGTAATAGTCAATTAATTCACTTTATCATTAATTATTCTGCAGGGTGAAAATTGCTAGTACCCGCAAATGTAACCTCATCTGGAAGTTCGATGTAACCTCCGCAATATTTTACTGGTTCATCATTACCACTAAGAAAAGGTTTATCATTTAAAAATTCTGGTCCTTCGTAGAATTTATTATCAATTTTAACTATCAGTTTATATATTCCTTTCAAATGTGTTAGGATAGAAGCAGCATAATTGTTTAAATTGAAAGGTAAAGCAGCTTCTAAAGTAGTTTTAAAAAATGGTGATGATTTTTCTTTGGGTCTTAAGCAGGTATATCCTGCCCCATCGGAAGTTGGGGATATATCATATATCACATTATCACCAAGGTATGTAAATCCAGTATTTATTAGTTTAGCTTCAAATATTTTCCCATTTATTTCTATTGCATTTATATCATTATGATTTAAATAAAAAAGCTTTTGATCGTAGATCTCTTGTTTTGTATTAAAGGTTTTGATTTCTCCTGTAGCAGGATTAATACCATTATAACTTATAGCTTTTTTTTGAGTAAAAAATATTGCCATTATTTATATCCTTCCAGTTGATATATTAAAATGTTAAATATAACATCTAGTAAATAATATTAAAATAATCATGAAAGTGTTAAAGCGTATAATTTAAAAAGGTAATTTAAAGTGTGACGAAAAAACATAAGGGAGTATATATGTGAATCGTGTAGATGTTTTATTGATTAAGGAATTGAAAAACTGCTTGCCTTATGAATACACCGTTTTTAACTTGCTCAAGTATTAAGCTATTCTCAACATTGTCAGCTATGTTACTTTCAATTTCTACACCACGATTAATTGGTCCAGGATGCATTACCATAGCTCCTTTCTTAGCATAGGATAATTTTTCGCTATTTAGTCCATAAAATTTAAAAAATTCACTAGATGAAGGAATAAAAGAATGATGCATACGCTCTTGTTGTATACGTAACATCATTACTACGTCGCAGCCTTTCATACCTTCTTTCATATTAGTATATGTACTAACATTTTGCATATTGATTGATGGTAATAAAGTGGATGGGGCAATAAGATTGACATGGGCACCTAATTTAGTGAATAAAATTAAGTTAGATCTGGCAA
Encoded here:
- the rlmCD gene encoding 23S rRNA (uracil-C(5))-methyltransferase RlmCD, which gives rise to MVIILVNTLENKCIHYGQCGGCSLQHLDDHAYLEYKYNIFKNAIEQAGFADFKISNPIIVGPSARRRAQIKAIKSKNGVKLGYYQNKSHNIVDIKECPILHDDIVKIIGGLKLLLIEFDTGSYEFAITLVDNGLDILIKATNFSNLKIQEELVQFAYKYDISRISWQNNHNISPIIIRKTPQIKIANTYVMVAPDSFLQATVQSEKLIQEFIVAHSKNYVNIIDLYAGCGTYSFVMIEYAKVHAVEGNNSSIDAIKAASRGKENRITTELRDLYIYPLLVNELNKYQLSVINPPRNGAEPQVHEIGKSNINRVIMVSCNPKTLSRDLKILKNAGFTLTNSLAIDQFYWSNHLEIVAVLSRD
- a CDS encoding Outer membrane protein PagN precursor produces the protein MKRSTQLTISALLTLLPNLVLATQDYYVLPQIGISMQTNKVKFELLDRVIYEPEITKERFKNTANYGAIFGKKLYDNIFIELEVAAASNHKFNNTATINLGEGFLPLSGTYKTKLETQSVFINASYQFRDYIPEIVPYVLAGVGYSQNKIKATKLSSTERVIIRGQKTSNFAWQVGTGILVPVTDNIDINLSYKFRSLGKIKTGKKYDVIAVGPVESPVSLIRGNLYTSNILVGISFKF
- the rmlA gene encoding Glucose-1-phosphate thymidylyltransferase, translated to MKGIILAGGSGTRLSPLTQSVSKQILPIYDKPMIYYPLSSLMLANIRDILIISTPSDLPLLKNLLGNGQKLGINLSYLPQEKPEGIAQSFIIGEEFIGNEPVCLILGDNIFYGHELYNKLSKATSLVKGGCVFAYYVNDPERYGVVELDSSYKPVSIIEKPMNPISSWAVTGIYFYDSQVVEIAKSLQASARGELEITDVNNIYLAKGNLKVEFLGRGIAWLDTGTFDSLLQASNFIQTLQVRQGLKIACIEEIAYNKGYINQEQLLELANRYGKNDYGNYLRSIIYQKEIFNHSFVANYGLERKRIKSANGI